AGGTAGGCACCGATCGCCTGCCCGATCTCTCCGGAAGCTCCCGTAATTAACGCCCATGGCGTTTCTTGCTTGAACATGAATACATTACTCCTGTGGCGAAGAGGAACGAACGATGGAAACAGCCATCTGCTCGGCTAAAAAATGCTCCTTCAAACGTTTTTCCACATCTTCGCGTGTGATCGACTCCAAGGTCGGCACTACGGAAAACAGATCGTTCCCGTTAAATTTGAAGCTGGTAAACTGGTTAGCGATAAACTCAACAGAGTTTAGAGAACGTAGGAAGTTTCCGATTTTTTTACGCTTCGCACGTTCAAAATCTTCCTGGGCTATACCAGTTTGCTTCAACTGTTCGATTTCTGCTTTGATCGTTTCCACCAAACGCTCTGGATCAGGTGTATCTCCACCGATGATCGTATACGCATAATCCTGCTCACTGCTGTAGTCAAAATCAAAGCTTTCCGTAATCAGCTCGCTGTCATACAAACGCTCATAGACAGCGGAGCTAGTGCCGAACGCGATGTCCAATACCAGTTTAGTAGTCAACTCGCGTTTTAACAAGGCCTCCTTGGTTAGACCGTTTTCCTTTTCCTTGATTCCAATCATGCATTTGGGTAGACCCACTGTTAGAAACGCTTCTACTTTCGCTTCCGCTGGCTCTGATGGCTCTTCTGGAAAAACGCGCGTGATTTGTGGCGCAGGAGGAAACTCCTTTGCTCCCTGATTTTCACGAATGAGCTTCATAATCGCTTCTGGTTCAAAGGAGCCCACGACCAACAGAAGCATATTGGCAGGATGATAAAACGTTTCATAGCACTGATACAAATTTTCTTTTGTAATATGAGAGATCGTCTCGATCGTACCCGCAATTTCAATGTTAATCGGATACTTCTGGTACATGGCCTTTAGAAGGTTCATGTACACCTTCCAGTCCGGATTGTCCTCGTACATGGTGATTTCCTGGCCGATGATTCCTTTTTCCTTTTCTACACTTGCATCTGTGAAATACGGGTCCTGCACATAATCAAGCAGCAGATTCAGATTGTCATCTAACTTATCTGTGCATGAGAACAAATAAGCCGTACGATTGAAGCTCGTGAACGCATTGCAGCTCGCCCCGTTTTTACTGAATTCGTGCATGACATCCCGTTCTTTTTTCTCAAACATTTTGTGCTCTAGAAAATGCGCAATGCCGTCGGGAACATTGATTTCTTCCCCGCTTCGGGTGCGGAAATGGCTATCAATGGAGCCGTAGCGCGTTGTGAACACAGCGTATGTTTTGCTGAAGCCCTGTTTGGGAACCAAATAGACTTGCAATCCATTTTGGAGAGCTTCATGATATACCGTTTCATTTACTTGTTCAAAATCAGTGGTCTGCATCTTATGCCTCTCCCTTCTTGTCCCGTAGCAGATAAATCGTATCGATTGTCATCTTGTTTGCTACTTTCTTGATATCCTCAATGGTCGCTTGGTTGATCCCCGCCAAAAGCTCTTCGATTTTCCGAGGACGTCCGCTAATCACACCGTTGTACGTAAATTCAATCATGCCGCGAGCGCTGTCCAATAGTTCGCGGAACTGGTTAGACAATGTCGCACGCGTCTGGCTCATTTCCTCTTCCGATATGGTTCCTTGTCGCATCAAATCCAGCTGCTGCTTAATAATCTCAACCGCACGCTGATATTTGCTTACATCAATCCCGGACATAATCATGAGAATCCCTTTGTGGCTCTCTAGCCTGGATACGGCATAGTAAGCAAGACTCTCTTTTTCACGGACATTGACAAACAACTTGGAGTGAGGAAAACCGCCTAAAATCCCGTTATATAGCAACAGCGTCGGGTAGTCCTCATCCTTATAAGTGATCTGCGTACGGCAGCCGATATTGAGCTTTGCTTGGTTGACATCGAGTCGATCGATCACTTCGCTTTCAGCAGATACGTCCTTCGCGGTCGATTCGATCTGTGGTTCTCCTACTTGGGAGCGTTCCAAGGGAATGTGCTTGCGAATAGCCTCGCTCACTTCCTGCTGCTCGACATCGCCCACCACGAACATATGGATTGGATTCGTCGTTGTTATTTCTTTAAAATATTGATACAGCTCCTGACCAGTGATCTTCGGCAAATCCGCCACACGACCTTGGACGAGAAGAGAGAATGGTTCCCCTTTACACATTTCTTCTGTCACGCGTTGGTTCGCATACTTCATTTTATCGTCGATCAAACTCTCTATCCGTTTACGAAGCGTCTCTTTTTCCTGTGCCATGTACTTTTCAGAAAAAGCGTTGTTTTGTACATATGGTCTGACGAGCATATCTCCTACGAATTCGATGGCCTGCTCCAAAAGTGAGGCTTCATTGGACAAATATTTTTCATTCGGTACTTCCATGTAAATTTGCAGGATTTGCCGTTCGCCCTTTTTCATCACATCGACATCAAAAATGGCTCCATACAGGAAATCCAAATGTGCTCGCAATAGCTTGGTTTCCGGAAAACGAGCGCTGGCACGTTTCATGACCATTGCAAGCAAAGCTGTTTTTGTTACGTGCTCCTCCGATAGCGCCTGTTCAATCATCGTCACGATCGTCGTGGTCTTGAACTTTTTGGTTGGAAGGATATGTACGTTCATCCCATTGATTTGGGAGCTTTGAAATGCAATTTCGTTTGTAGTAGCAGTCATAGTTCAATCTCCCTTCTCCATCAGCTTACTTCATATTCTTCTCTATTGTAACCAATTGTCAGGGCATCAAGCATCAGAATCTTCCATTATATATCCCAGTGCTTCATCCTATGCGCTCACGCAAGTCCCGTAATACGTAAATCACAGCGCTTCCGTTGAATAAAAAAAGAGCGAACGGCCCCTGTTTTACAAAGGGTGTTCACTCTTTTCCTTACATATCCATTGCATCCCAGTCCCCGGGATCATCCGATGTGCTATGCTCTTCAACAAATCGACCGCAATCAGACGAGAGACAGAGCATGCCATCCAGTTGCTCATCGTGAAAGGGTAAGCCGTGGCTTCCCCCACAGTACGGACAAGTCCACATACGAAGGGCCTCCTTTTATTCGTGAAGGTACTCCGTAGTAGTTTGTCCCAATTTAAAGGGGACTTTCCACTTTGTTTTGTTCCCAAACCCGCAAGTAATCATACGGATCGATGGCCTTCCCCGTGCTGTTACGATAGAGGCCAAAATGTAGGTGAGGTTCAAACATTCCCACTGTCCCCGTTCCACCGTAGCCTGTATCTCCAACAAAACCGATCAGCTGTCCAGCTTTTATCTTTTTCCCAACATATAATCCTGGTGTATACGCCTGCAAATGAGCGTAATACATCCGATATTGGCCATTCTCATCCGTAATGTTTACTCTCCAGCCACCATACGTATTCCAGCCCACTTTGTTGATCGTCCCATCGGATACCGAGTAAATCGGCGTTCCTTTCGGTGCCATAATGTCGATGCCCTCGTGACTACGAACACTGCCGCTGTTCGTCTCGGTCCACTCTCGATCAGATCCGAAGCTATCCCCATACGGCTCATACCAACTATTATCGTGGAAAGGAAACCGAAATTGTTTCCCAATCAATTGATCATCCGCAACTTTTGTGGCAATCGGGTGCTCAGCTCTTTGTGCCCCTTCTGGCAAATATAAAACTTGCCCCACCAGTAACTTATCAGAAGAGAGATGGCTATTTTTCTGAATGGCACTCATGTTCGTGTCGTGGCGAGCTGCAATTTTTGATAAGGTATCACCCTGTTGAACGACATAGGGATTCAACGAGTATTTGACACTCGTTGTCTTGTCTTCCACTGGTTTGGATTGTATGTATGCAACGGCAGTATTCTCATCCCATTGGACTTGATAACCAAATGCCTCGGAGATAAATCGGATTGGCACAAGCGTCCGCTTATTCACAATGATTGGAGAGACATCCGTCTTCAAACGTTTTCCATCTACATACGCTGTCTGGCTACCAATCGTAAGGGATATATGCTTGCTTTTTTTGTTGAGTGATACTTTTTGAGTGGCGGCCTCGTAGCTTACTTCTGAGCCTGTTCCCTCTGCAACTACTCGTATCGGAACGAGCATTCGCCCATTTCGATGGGTGGGCGTTACATCAGATTGGACGCCCATTCCATCGACAACAACAGAAATAACAGGTCCTGGCTCTTTTGCAAAAACCATTCCACCGGGTATTGCTATCATCAGGCAAAAAACAAAAGCGCCTAGAATCCTGTTCCATCGATAACTGCTGTACTCACGTAGACAGCGGTTCATCTTTTTCCCTCCCCACAGACAATTTGCTAAAACGGATAGGACCGTTTTTTGCGGACCGCAAGCAGTCACAAAAATTATCGCACAGGGGAAGTGACAGGTTCTAGACGCTAAATTTTGTCAACGAATGATTAACGCGATCCCGTATCGTAAGGTTTGCCGAGGGCCGCTGGAGCACTGGATCGTCCTACCAGACCAGCCATCACGAGAATTGTCAGTACGTACGGAAGCATGAAGATAAATTCAGTAGGAATGTAATTGGTCAATCCGAAGATTTGTACCAAAGACTTGATCGCTTGAGCGACACCAAAGAACAATGCTGCTCCCATCGCACCCATTGGATGCCATTTACCGAAGATCAAGGCCGCAATCGCGATGAAACCTTGTCCAGAAACCGTGTTATGGGAGAAGTTACTGGTTGTCGTCAAGGAAATCGTAGCTCCACCCAATGCAGCCAACAGCCCACTGATCATAACAGCCGTGTAGCGCATTCTCTTCACATTGATCCCGACTGTATCAGCCGCACGCGGATGCTCACCAACGGAACGCAAGCGCAATCCGAATGGTGTCTTAAAAATAACATACCAAGTAACGAATACAGCAATGAAAGCCAAATAGCTAGTCGGATACGCCTCAAAAATGGCATGTCCGATATAAGGAATTTCACTTAATCCAGGAATACTGAATTTGTTAAATACAGAGGTCAATGTTGTTGTTTGACCTGCTCCGTTGAAAATAATTTTGGTCAGGTAAATGGAAAGCCCCGCTGCCAAGAAGTTCAGGGCCACACCACTGACGGTCTGGTCCGCTTTAAATGTAACCGAAGCAACGGCATGCGGTAGGGCAAAAATAGCACCGGCAATCCCAGCCGCAATAAATCCGACCCACGGTGCCCAAGCTCCAAATGAATCTTGGAAAGCATAGGTCATTACGGCACCAGTAAAAGCACCGATAATCATCATACCTTCTAGCGCAATGTTCACGACACCAGAACGCTCCGAGTACAATCCACCCAATGCGGCAAAAATCAAGGCAGTGGAAAACACGATGGTATCATGAACGAGGTTGCTAAGAATTAATCCCCAATCCATCAGTTTCCACCTTCCTTTTTCTTCATCAAGATCGGCTTAACGAAAATTTTCACGATGCCATGTGCGGCAACAAAGAAAATAACAGAAGCAATCACGACGCGAATCAACTCAAACGGTACACCCGCACTAAACTGCATGCCGCTCGCACCGAATGTAAGAACCCCAAACAAGATGGCAGCAAGGATAACCCCGAACGGAGTATTTCCGCCAATCAATGCTACCGCGATTCCATCGAATCCATAGCCCGTATGCTGCGTCATAATCGCTTGATAGTGGAAAACGCCCAAAATCTCAGTAGCTCCACCAATTCCTGCAAACATACCACCAATGAACATGGCCTTTACAACATTACGATTCACGTTCATACCAGCATACTCAGAAGCATGCGGGTTCAAACCAACGGAACGCAATTCAAAACCAGACTTTGTTTTCCAAAGGATGATATAGAAGAAAATAGCTGCAAGTACAGCAATCAGTGTACCCCAGTGCAAACGAGCATTGTCAAACATTTCAGCGAGCCATCCAATGGTAATGATCGCAGAATCCTTTACCTCTTCAGATGTTTGCTTGCCCGCTGGAATAAAGAAAGCATTCATGATCCAGTTTGCAAAGTACAGTGCTACCCAGTTCAACATGATGCTGGTAATAACCTCATTGACACCACGTGCTGCTTTCAAATAACCAGCAATGGCACCCCACAAACCGCCTGCTAAAGCACCTGCAAGGATAGCAAGTGGAGCATGAATGATAGCTGGAAGGTCAAAAGAAACACCTACGACAGTAGAAGCAATCATCCCTACGATAAATTGACCCTCTGCCCCGATGTTAAAAAGACCAGTACGGAAAGCAAAAGCTACAGCCAAGCCTGTAAAGATCAAAGGGGTAATTTGGCGAATCGTTTCACCAAAGTTATACGCGCTTCCAAATACTTTTTTAATCAAAGCCGTATAGGCAGCGATTGGATCAAATCCACCTGCCAGCATTGCAATTGCTCCGGTCAAAAGACCAAGAATGATCGCAACGGCAGGAACGAGAAACGATTCTTTCGTGAAGACCGCAATAACTTTATTCATCGTTTCCCCCTCCTTGCATTACTTTTCCGCCGGACATCATCAAGCCGAGCTCTTGCTCCGTTGTTGATTTTGCATCGACAATCCCCACAATAGCTCCCTCATATATAACTGCAATCCGGTCGGACACATTGATAACCTCATCCAGCTCCAAGGAAAGCAAGAGAACCGCTTTTCCTTGATCGCGTTGATCAATTAACCTGCGATGAATAAATTCGATAGCCCCTACATCCAAGCCACGAGTAGGTTGAGCCGCAATCAGCAAATCCGGGTTCTTGTCCACTTCGCGGGCAATAATCGCCTTCTGTTGGTTTCCTCCGGAAAGCGCTCGTGCTGGCGTGTAAATACTCGGAGTCCGAACGTCGAATTCTTCGATAAGCTTAGCCGCATGCTTGTCAATAGCGCCATAATCAAGAAAACCGTTTTTGCAAAACGTTGGATGGAAGTACGTTTCCAATACCATATTTTCACTCATGGTGAAATCAAGAACCAATCCTCGTTTATGTCGGTCTTCAGGAATGTGCGACAATCCTGATTCTGAGATGTTGCGCGGATTTTGATTCGTAATTTCTTTGCCATTAAGAAGGACACGCCCACTTGTTGCCTTACGCAAGCCAGTTAATACTTCAATCAGTTCACTTTGGCCATTGCCGTCGACTCCAGCAATTCCGAGGATTTCTCCAGCGCGAACCTCTAGGCTGAGATTGTTCAGCGCATTCACACCACGGTTACCCATTGCAGTCACATTCTCTACGGCCAAGATGGTTTCTTTTGGTTTTGCTTCCGTTTTATCGACGCGGAAGTTCACTTCACGACCAACCATTTTCGCAGCCAAATCGTCTGGATTCGTATTTTTTACCAATACGGAGTCAATGACCTTTCCTCGACGAATAATCGTAACCGCGTCACATACAGCCATAATTTCTTTCAGCTTGTGTGTGATCAGAATAATCGTCTTACCTTCTTTTACCAAGTTATGCATGATCTCGATAAGTTCATGGATTTCCTGCGGCGTCAATACAGCCGTAGGCTCATCAAAAATCAAGATGTCGGCACCGCGATAAAGCGTTTTCAAAATCTCTACACGCTGCTGCATCCCAACTGAGATATCCTGAATTTTTGCTCTCGGATCAACTTTGAGCCCGTATTGATTCGACAGTTTTTCTACCGCTTTCTCAGCGCTTTGAATATCTATCTTCAACCCGTTTTTCGGTTCATTTCCTAGCACAATGTTTTCCGTGACTGTAAATGTTTCTACGAGCATAAAATGTTGGTGAACCATTCCGATACCAAGTTCGTTTGCAATCCTTGGACTTGTGATCTGTACAACTTTCTCGTTAATCAGAATTTCGCCTTCATCCGGCTGATATAGACCAAACAAGATATTCATGAGTGTGGACTTGCCCGCGCCATTCTCTCCGAGCAGCGCATGAATTTCACCTTTACCTACAGACAGCGTGATACTGTCATTCGCAACAATGCCTGGGAACCGTTTTGTGATCCCCCTCATTTCAACCACTTTTTTTACCGAGTTCATGCATGCTCACCCCATTTTTCGGGTCTAGTGTGAAGGTAAAGGACAAGGCCAGTAGCTCAAACCAGCCTTGTCCATTTGCAGCTTCCTTGGTTTTTACTTATCAGGAACTGTGATTTCGCCTTTAACGATTTTTTGCTTGTATTCTTCAACCAGCTTCAGTACGTCTTCAGGAACATTCTTCGTAGAAGTGTCAGCCAGACCTACACCGTTTTCAGCCAGTCCGAGCCATTGTACTCCGCCTTTGAATTTACCCTCAGAAAGCTCTTTCGATACACGAATAACTGCTTCGTCAACACGTTTTACCATGGAAGTCAATGTAACTTCGTCGCCGAAAGTCAGGGATTGGTCTTTGTCAACACCGATTACCCATACGTTCTCGCCTTTAGCTTTACGGTCTTTTGCTTCGTTGAACACACCGTCGCCTGTACCGCCGGAAGCGTGGAAGATGATGTCCACACCTTGACCGTACATGGAGGAAGCAGTAGATTTACCCATGTCTGGTTTGTCAAAAGCACCCGTGTAAACTTTCACTACTTGAATGCTTGGATCTACAGCTTTTACGCCCGCTTCGAAACCAAGGTCAAAACGTTTGATTACCGGGATGTCAACGCCACCCACGAATCCAACCTTTTTCGTTTTGGTCATCTTCGCTGCAACTACCCCAGCAAGGAAGGAGCCTTCATGCTCTTTAAAGAGTACAGATGCTACGTTAGGAGCATCTACTTCAGCGTCGATAATCGCCAATTTTGCGTTTTTGTTTTCATTTGCTACTTTTTTCAGGTGGTCACCCATCAAGAAGCCGATACCCCAAGTCAGATCCCAACCGTCTTTTACGAATTGAGTCAGGTTTGGTACATAGTCAGCATCTGATTTTGATTGCAGATAGTTTACGTTTTCTTTCGGGAGATTCATTTCGGTTTGGAGTTTTTGCAGCCCTTCCCAAGCACTCTGGTTAAAGGAGTTGTCGTTTACACCGCCAACGTCTGTAACCATACCTACTTTGATAGCACTAGCGGCTGGAGCGCCTCCATTGCTACCAGTTTGGCCTTGAGGCTGTGCTTCTTGTTTGCTTCCGCAGCCAGCGAGAACAAGCGACAGGCTGAGTGTTGCCACAGAAAGCACGGATAGAACTTTCTTCATCTGAGATTACCCCCTGTTTTTAGTTGATGAAATTGTTGAGTGAGGTTGCCCCCACAGTTACAACCGTCTCCGTACGACATGAAAGTGAATTTTGTCAGCTCTGAAGTAATTATGGGAGTATAGCACTGGCTTTTCACTTTCGTCGTAATGAATCTGTTTGAGCAAGAGCATGGGAGCAGATTTATCGCAATGCAGCAGGTTGGAAACCTTTTCATTGTAGCCCACGGGTTCAATATCAGCTACTGCGTATGCGATCCTTACCCCTGTTACGCTCTCCAGCCATTTGAAGATAGACTCTCCACTTGCCGCATAGCCCTCGGGCACCAGATGTGCAGGAATGCGGTCCACACAATAAACCACAGGCTCACCGTCAGCCGTTCGAATTCGTTCTACTATGAGAACGCCTTCACCCGGATTTAAGGCCAGCCGCTTCCTCTCTTCTTCAGCAGATTCGCCAAAGGATGTTTTCAGGATCAAGGTTCCTGCCGTATATCCTTGACGCTCGATTGCATCCGTCACACTAAAGAGTTCCCCAATCCCACCTGAAAAAACAGGCTTTGAATTAATAAAGGTACCTACACCGTGTCTACGAATGACAATCTTCTCTTCCTCAAGAAGTCGGAGTGCCTCGCGAAGCGTCGCCCTGCTTACACCAAGCTGTTTGGATAGTTCGGCTTCAGAAGGGAGGCGTTCACCAGGACGAAGAAGTCCGGTTTCGATATCACTCTTGATCTTGTCCATTACCAAGAGAAACAGTGATCGAACATTCCCTTTGATGCTCATCATCATTCACTCCTGCTGTCCTTCAGCCATCCCAACAGGTAGGACGTCAGACCTCTGATTCGTATGAGACTTAATAACAACAATTTCCGTCAATCTCTTAGAAATTTTACATGAGGGGCGAGTATCATGCAAGCCAAATATTTATGAATAATAATGCAAAATGATTAATTTAGACAGGGATTTTTCTACTAAAATAGGAAAAAAGACCCTGCCAGTACAAATGTTGGCAAGGTCTCTCTTTATGAAATATTACTTTCAATGGACGGGCGTGGAAGACGAACCTCACGAGGCTTGCTTCCCTCATAAGGACCGACTACTCCTTGGGCTTCCATCATATCAATCAATCGTGCCGCCCGCGTATAACCGACACGGAGACGACGCTGCAACAAGGATGCCGATGCCGTTTGGGCTTCTGAAACGATTTGGACGGCTTGATCGTACAGTTCATCATCCACAACTGGCTGTTGCTCCTCCTGCACGTCACCCGGGATCATCTCTTCATTGTAGCGAACCTCTTGCTGTTCTTTTACAAAACGAACGACCTCTTCTACTTCCTTGTCAGATACAAAAGCTCCTTGAACACGGGTCGGCTTGGATGCCCCCATCGGCAGTGATAGCATGTCCCCTCTACCGAGAAGCTTTTCTGCTCCACCCATATCGAGAATCGTTCTAGAGTCAGCCATGGAAGATACGCCAAAGGCAATGCGGGATGGGATATTTGCCTTGATCACACCCGTAATGACATCTACGGAAGGACGCTGGGTCGCGATGATGAGATGAATTCCGGAAGCACGAGCCATTTGCGCGAGTCGACAAATCGCATCCTCCACTTCTCCCGGAGCTACCATCATCAAGTCCGCAAGCTCATCGACGATGACGACGATATAGGGAAGTGGGGTGCCTTCCACTTGTGCATTGTACATTTCAATATTGCGGCTACCTGTTTTGGCAAACAAATTATAGCGCCGTTCCATCTCTGCCACGACTTTTTTCAATGCAACAGAAGCCCTTCTCGGGTCAGTCACAACTGGAGCCAACAAATGCGGAATTCCGTTGTACACATTCAGTTCCACCATTTTCGGGTCAACCATCATCAGCTTGACTTCTTCTGGTTTGGCCTTGAACAAAATACTCATGATTAATCCGTTAATACAGACTGATTTACCGCTTCCAGTCGCACCCGCTACGAGCAAATGGGGCATTTTGGTCAAATCGGCTACAATCGGCTCTCCGGAAATATCCCGGCCAAGAGCAACGGTAAGCTTTCCTGCTGCATCTTGATACTCGGGAGCTTCCAACACTTCTCGTAGTGATACGACCGCTACCTCCGAGTTCGGAACCTCGATACCGATAGCTGATTTCCCTGGGATTGGTGCCTCAATACGGATATCTTTTGCTGCCAGTGCCAATGCAAGATCATCCGTCAAGCTGACAATCCTGCTTACTTTTACCCCTGTAGCAGGCTGAACTTCGTAACGTGTAACAGCCGGTCCTCGATGTACCTCGGAAACAGTTGCATTGACGCCAAAGCTCTTCAGTGTCTGCACTAATTTTGCCGCATTTGAGGTATGATCAACGTCTTTACCTGTTGCACTCGCTTTGGGCCTTGCGAGCATTTGCAGACTTGGCAGCTCATACGGTATGGTATTCTTTTCTTCTCCGGTATCTATTGTACCGAAGATTTCTGCTTCTCCTTCAAGTGCAAACGTAATCTCCTGATTCGGTTTCGGTTGTGCAGCTCTCGCTTGATGACCAGGATTACTCGGTTCTTCATCCTCTTCCAGCGCAATGCGATCCGTAAAATCACGAATTAATGGGGCATTCAGTTGCTGGACTGCTTCCTCCTGATTAGCAGGTTGTGAATGAGGTTTTTGCTCTTTCAACGCCGTGACAGCAATGGCCTCGTTCTCTTCCGCCGATTGCTTTTGCTTGCGAGCCTCTTCGGCTTCCTTTGCTTCTTTCTTTCTCTTCTCGCTCTCTTCCTGCAAAAGCTGTACAGAGTCCTTCACTGTATGCTTGGCCTTTCCGTAAAACAAAGCGAGCTTGTCCTTGGCAAACATCAAAATGTTTACATAAGAAAGATTGAACAGAAACATCAGTCCCACGAGGAAAAGAAACACAATCACCAGACCAGTACCAATTGTTCCAACAAGACCGTTTGTCACCGCAAAAAACAGAGCACCGATCATTCCTCCACCTACCCCGGTGGTGGACACTTTCTGACCATGATCGAGCCAAATCCTGTCCCATGTAACCTTAATAATGCTTTGCTCTGCAAATTTTCCATCTGCGGTAATTTGTTTGTACAAAATCATGTGATCCCAGGTCAAAATCGCCACACCAATGAGCGCTATCCCTAAGACGCGGTAAGTAAGCTTCGGTGACTTTCTCGTAAACATCATATGTATGGCCATACCGATTAGCAGAACAGGAATGATAAAATCCCATGAGCCCGCAATAAACCGAAATAGAAGTGCCAGTACATTTTTGCCCAGCCATCCACTCTCCAATAGCCCGATCAAGGACAGCACAATGATGAGAAGTCCCAGCAGCTCTATTTTGACAACTGAGGCCAATGCCGCTTGTGAACGCTCTTTTTTTCTCCTACTCAATGGCATGCCTCCTCCTCGTTATGTACCTAATGGAAAAAAGGCAGCCGTCGCGTGTTCGGCTGCTGTTCGTACTTCTCTAGTATAACACAGGAAATTCATAGAAATACAGGACTTCTTAGGCGAGCCACTCAGGTTGAAACTGAATTTTTTGTCCGGGTGCGTATTGCTCCTTCAGGTAGTCTTGCGGATCTGGACTAATCAGCCTGACGATTTTTCCTTCAAACGGTCCGGTTAGCTCAATGAGCATCGTGGCATGACCCATCGTTATCTCTTTCAGCTCTTGCTTCTCCACTTGCTCCATGTTCTCAAAAACCGTTTCCATCGGAATGATGGAGTATAAGATCATTGGAGTACACTCTCCTCACCTTTTTGCGCTTTGATCAGTTCGTTCAGTTTTTTCAGCGCGCTACCAAGACCGCCAACTTCATCTATCAATCCATATTTCACCGCATCTACGCCAATCACATTGGTTCCAATATCTCGTGTCAATTCACCTGTTCGGGTCATTAGCTCACGGAACTTTTCTTCTGAAACTTTGGAGTGACGGGCAATAAAGCTTACTACACGATCCTGCATTTTGTCCAAGTACTCAAACGTTTGGGGCACACCAATTACAAGACCAGTCAAACGGATCGGGTGAATCGTCATCGTTGCTGTTTCTGCAATAAACGAGTACGAACCAGCAACGGCAATTGGCACACCAATGCTATGGCCACCGCCGAGTACAAGTGTGACTACCGGTTTGGACAAGGACGCTACCATCTCCGCAATTGCCAAGCCCGCTTCTACGTCCCCGCCAACTGTGTTCAAAATAACGAGAACGCCCTCTATTTTATTGTTTTGTTCTGCCGCAACCAATTGAGGAATGAGGTGCTCGTATTTTGTCGTCTTATTTTGTGGGGGC
The window above is part of the Brevibacillus brevis NBRC 100599 genome. Proteins encoded here:
- the yfmH gene encoding EF-P 5-aminopentanol modification-associated protein YfmH, with product MQTTDFEQVNETVYHEALQNGLQVYLVPKQGFSKTYAVFTTRYGSIDSHFRTRSGEEINVPDGIAHFLEHKMFEKKERDVMHEFSKNGASCNAFTSFNRTAYLFSCTDKLDDNLNLLLDYVQDPYFTDASVEKEKGIIGQEITMYEDNPDWKVYMNLLKAMYQKYPINIEIAGTIETISHITKENLYQCYETFYHPANMLLLVVGSFEPEAIMKLIRENQGAKEFPPAPQITRVFPEEPSEPAEAKVEAFLTVGLPKCMIGIKEKENGLTKEALLKRELTTKLVLDIAFGTSSAVYERLYDSELITESFDFDYSSEQDYAYTIIGGDTPDPERLVETIKAEIEQLKQTGIAQEDFERAKRKKIGNFLRSLNSVEFIANQFTSFKFNGNDLFSVVPTLESITREDVEKRLKEHFLAEQMAVSIVRSSSPQE
- the yfmF gene encoding EF-P 5-aminopentanol modification-associated protein YfmF, whose product is MTATTNEIAFQSSQINGMNVHILPTKKFKTTTIVTMIEQALSEEHVTKTALLAMVMKRASARFPETKLLRAHLDFLYGAIFDVDVMKKGERQILQIYMEVPNEKYLSNEASLLEQAIEFVGDMLVRPYVQNNAFSEKYMAQEKETLRKRIESLIDDKMKYANQRVTEEMCKGEPFSLLVQGRVADLPKITGQELYQYFKEITTTNPIHMFVVGDVEQQEVSEAIRKHIPLERSQVGEPQIESTAKDVSAESEVIDRLDVNQAKLNIGCRTQITYKDEDYPTLLLYNGILGGFPHSKLFVNVREKESLAYYAVSRLESHKGILMIMSGIDVSKYQRAVEIIKQQLDLMRQGTISEEEMSQTRATLSNQFRELLDSARGMIEFTYNGVISGRPRKIEELLAGINQATIEDIKKVANKMTIDTIYLLRDKKGEA
- a CDS encoding stalk domain-containing protein; translation: MNRCLREYSSYRWNRILGAFVFCLMIAIPGGMVFAKEPGPVISVVVDGMGVQSDVTPTHRNGRMLVPIRVVAEGTGSEVSYEAATQKVSLNKKSKHISLTIGSQTAYVDGKRLKTDVSPIIVNKRTLVPIRFISEAFGYQVQWDENTAVAYIQSKPVEDKTTSVKYSLNPYVVQQGDTLSKIAARHDTNMSAIQKNSHLSSDKLLVGQVLYLPEGAQRAEHPIATKVADDQLIGKQFRFPFHDNSWYEPYGDSFGSDREWTETNSGSVRSHEGIDIMAPKGTPIYSVSDGTINKVGWNTYGGWRVNITDENGQYRMYYAHLQAYTPGLYVGKKIKAGQLIGFVGDTGYGGTGTVGMFEPHLHFGLYRNSTGKAIDPYDYLRVWEQNKVESPL
- a CDS encoding ABC transporter permease; translation: MDWGLILSNLVHDTIVFSTALIFAALGGLYSERSGVVNIALEGMMIIGAFTGAVMTYAFQDSFGAWAPWVGFIAAGIAGAIFALPHAVASVTFKADQTVSGVALNFLAAGLSIYLTKIIFNGAGQTTTLTSVFNKFSIPGLSEIPYIGHAIFEAYPTSYLAFIAVFVTWYVIFKTPFGLRLRSVGEHPRAADTVGINVKRMRYTAVMISGLLAALGGATISLTTTSNFSHNTVSGQGFIAIAALIFGKWHPMGAMGAALFFGVAQAIKSLVQIFGLTNYIPTEFIFMLPYVLTILVMAGLVGRSSAPAALGKPYDTGSR
- a CDS encoding ABC transporter permease → MNKVIAVFTKESFLVPAVAIILGLLTGAIAMLAGGFDPIAAYTALIKKVFGSAYNFGETIRQITPLIFTGLAVAFAFRTGLFNIGAEGQFIVGMIASTVVGVSFDLPAIIHAPLAILAGALAGGLWGAIAGYLKAARGVNEVITSIMLNWVALYFANWIMNAFFIPAGKQTSEEVKDSAIITIGWLAEMFDNARLHWGTLIAVLAAIFFYIILWKTKSGFELRSVGLNPHASEYAGMNVNRNVVKAMFIGGMFAGIGGATEILGVFHYQAIMTQHTGYGFDGIAVALIGGNTPFGVILAAILFGVLTFGASGMQFSAGVPFELIRVVIASVIFFVAAHGIVKIFVKPILMKKKEGGN